The Halorhodospira halophila SL1 genomic sequence GGCAACCGCGCCGGCACCCTGCACGACGCCGCCCGCGGTATCGATCACCGGCCCGTCCGGCCGCGCCGCTCGCGCAAATCCATCGGCGCCGAGCGGACCTTCGGCGATGACACCCGGGATCTTGGGGAAATCCACCAGCGACTGGCGCCACTGATCACCAAGGTGGCCACCCGGCTGGAGCACCACGAGCTGGTCGCCCGCACGGTGACCCTGAAACTCCGCTACGCCGACTTCGAGTCGATCACGCGCCGGGTCTCGCCCCCCGGCCCGGTGGCACAGGCCGCGGACATCGAGGCCCTGATCCCCGCCCTGCTGGCCGAGACCGAGGCCGGCTCCCGGCCGGTGCGGTTGCTCGGCGTCAGCCTGTCGGGACTGCAGCCGAAGCAGCGCGAACAGGATCTGTTCAGCGCACTCACCTGACGCAGATGCTGCCGCCCCCTCGCCGCTTGGCGTCGTACATGGCACCGTCGGCCCGGGCCATGAGCTCCCGGGCACAATCCCCGGCTCGCCAGGCACTCACCCCGACACTCGCCCGACACCCCCCGGGCACCCCTGGGCACTGGGCCAGACGCAGTGCCAAGGCGCGAGCAACGACCTCGGCGCCCGCCTGGTCGGTGTCGCGGCAGAGGATCACGAACTCATCCCCGCCCCAGCGCGCCACGGCGTCCGTCTCCCGAACCCGGGACTTGAGCAGCTCGGCCGCCTGCTGCAGTGCCTCATCGCCGGCCTGGTGGCCACGCTCGTCGTTGAGGGCCTTGAAACCATCCAGATCGAGGAAGATCAGACTGACCGGCGCCGCCGAACGCCGCGCCCGCTCCAGCTCTACTTCCAGGGCCCGCTCCAGACCGCGCCGATTGGTCAGACCGGTCAGCCAATCGACATGCAGCTGCTGGTCGAGCTCCACGATCCGCTGCTCCATGGCTTCCCGGGCGCGGTTGTAGCGCTCCTCGACCATCCGCAGCTCACGCACGGCTCCGGCAATACCACGCAGGCGCACCGGCCCCCCGGACTCGATGGACACCGCCGCCTCGTGCAACGGAGCCACCAGCTGACGGCGCAGCCACAGGCCGAACAACGCCGCCACACCAAGCGCCGTACCAGCCGAGATGAAGGCAACGACATAGGGGGATGATCCGGGTAGATTCCGCTGGTATCCGGTCTCAGGCAGTTGCGGGACGTGGCCGAGCGAAGGATGGGCGGTCAGCAAGGTGGGCGACATGCTCCCCCCCGCCGCGGCAGGCACGTCGGGACCGAGGTACGTGCCCGCCGCCGTGAAGACCACGCCGAAGATCAGGGCGAGCAACAACCCACCCAGCATGATCAGCGAACACAGCGGGATCCCTCGCAAAAGAGCCACCTCGGAAATCCATTCCACACCGGGGACAGACGCCCCTCCGCCCGCATCCCAGCTGGCCGAAGTCAGGGCAGTACAGCCCCCCGTATCGGGCCGAACCGTCAGGCCGGAGCCTGCAGGGCCCGAAACTGCACTGCCCTGACTTCGGCCAGCTTGCGCACGGGCAATGCTATCCCCTTGACACCGCGGGTTGCCATGCGAGCGGTGCGAGTCGTCCAAATCTCTAGACACCTCCCCCAGATTCCCCACTATGAAAAAGGGAACCACCGCACTACCCTAGATTTAGAGGAAGCCAAGCCACACGGAATCCATGGACGAGGGCGACATCGGAGCTCATGCAGACGGAACTTGAGCAGTACATCCGCAAGACTGCCCGGGAGCGCGGGCTCCCCCTGGCGGAGCTGGCGCGGCGGGCCGGCATGAGCCGCCAGGCCCTCTACGACGCCTGGCAGCCGGGGCGTTACCCGAGCATGAGCACCATCGTGCGCATCGCCAACGCGCTGGAGGTCCACCCCCTGGCACTGCTCGAGCCCATGTTCCGCAACGATTCCAACGCCACCGGCGTCACGGAGACCGTCGAGAACGGCGTCGACCGCAGCGGCTTCATCGGCGACCTCAACTACCCGGACGGCGCGCCGGTACTGGCCGGCAGTCGCTTTCGCAAGGGCTGGCAGTTGCAGAACCTGGGCGACCGGCCTTGGGTCGACCGCTACCTGGCCTGTCAGGACGAGGATATCCGCATCCTCGACACCGCAGGCACGCCCCGGGAGATCGGGGCCCGCCTGGTCCCGCTGCAACCTTCAGTGCCAATCCCGCGGACTGAACCCGGGGAACGGGTCACCCTGGAGGTGGACTTCACAGCTCCGCAAACCCCGGCCACTGTCATCTCCTACTGGAAGATGACCTTCGCCGACGGCTCCCTGTGCTTCCCGGACGCCCGCGGTGTCTGGGCCAAGATCCGCGTCATCGCACCGGTTGGCAGCGCTTCAAGGACCGACGGCGGGCGGGAGACGGACTAGCTGCCGATACGCACCGGCCGGCGCCGGCCCGACCACTCGCCGGGCCGAGCCGCGAACAACCCGGCGCAGTTCGCCCCGCAGCGCTGGCAGGCGCCGTGCGCGTCCAGCTGCCAGGCACCGAGTTCGTAACGATGCCGTTCGATGAGCCGCTCGCCGCAGGCGTGGCAGTAGGTCGTCCCGCCCTCCGGATCGAGGACGTTGCCGGTGTAGACGTAGCGCAGCCCCTGCGCCAGTGCGACCGCCCGGGCACGCTTCAGGGTCTGCGGTGGCGTCTGCGGTCGATCCATCATGCGGAACGCCGGAAGGAAGGCGGTAAAGTGCAGCGGCACCTCCGCCCCGAGGTGTTCCAGGACCCACTGCGCCATGGCCTCGATCTCGGCATCGGCATCGTTCTCCCCAGGGATGAGCAGCGTGGTGAGCTCCAGCCAGCAGTCGGTCTCGTGGCGAATGTAGCGCAGCGTATCCAGCACCGGCCCCAGGTGGGCACCGGTGAGCCGGTGGTAGAAACGCTCGGTGAAGGCCTTCAGATCGACATTGGCGGCATCCATCCCGGCGAAGAACTCGGCCCGCGGCTGCGGGCATATGTACCCGGCGGTGACCGCAACCGTGCGGATGCCGCGCTCGCGACACGCCGCCGCCACGTCGACCGCGTACTCGTGGAAGATCACCGGGTCGTTGTAGGTGAAGGCCACGCTCTGCGCCCCGTTCGCCGCCGCTGCGGCAGCGATCTGCTCCGGCTCGGCCCGGTCGGCCAGGATGTCCATCTCCCGGGACTTGCTCATATCCCAGTTCTGGCAGAACTTACAGGCCAGATTGCAGCCGGCCGTACCGAAGGAGAGCACCGCCGAACCGGGCAGGAAGTGATTCAGCGGCTTCTTCTCGATGGGATCGATACAGAAGCCGCTGGAACGGCCGTAGGTGGTCAGCACCACCTCACCGCCACGGGCCATACGCACGAAGCACAGCCCCCGCTGGCCTTCCTTCATCCGGCAGTGACGCGGGCACAGATCGCACTGCACCCGACCGTCGTCACACCGGCCCCAGAAGCGCGTGGCCACGACGGACGGGTCGTCCGGGTCGCGCGCTCTTACCACAGGGGGAGATGCCTGATGCATGGCCATCGTGAAACCGTGCTCGTCTTCTATCGTCTAAAGTTTAGACGGATCCATACCGACTACGGTTCCCGCGTCATCGGAGGTCAATGGCCATGCACGAGACCACGCCCAAGGTTCGGCCGCCCGCCGTCGCCGGGCGCTTCTACCCCGGCGAGGCCGAGACCCTGCGACGGGCCGTCCGGGAGCTCCTGGCCGAGGCCGGGGAGCCGGAACGGGATCCGACCCGAGCGCCCCACGCCATGGTGCTCCCCCACGCCGGCTACCCCTTCTCGGGCGCTGCGGCGGCCCGGGGCTATCAGCGCATCGTGCCAATCCGCGAGCAGCTTCGGCACGTGGTGTTGCTCGGCCCGGCGCACTTCGTCGATCTAAGCGGCATCGCACTGCCCGCAGCCGACGCCCTGGCCACCCCGCTGGGGACAGTGCCGGTCAGTGCGACGCTGCGTGAGCGGGCATTGGAACACCCCGGCGTCCACATCGACGACTCGGCCCACGAGCGCGAGCACAGCCTCGAGGTCCACCTGCCCTTCCTGCAGACCCTGCTCGACGACTTCGACGTCCTGCCGCTGGTGGTCGGCCGGGGCCCGGCGGAATCCTGTGGACGCCTGATCGAACAACTCTGGCAGGACGATACCCTGGTGGTGGTCAGCTCGGACCTGAGCCACTTCCACGACGACCCCACCGCTCGGCGGCTCGACGCCGAGACCACCGCCGCCATCGAGGCCGGCACCTTCGAGCAGATCACCCCGGAGCGGGCCTGCGGTGCCGCGCCCCTGCGCGGCCTGCTCTGGTTCGCGCGCAAGCACGGGCTGCAGACGCAGGCCATCGCCCAGTGCAACTCCGGCGACGTCACCGGGGATCGCTCCTCCGTCGTAGGGTACGGCAGTTATGTCGTCCACTGAGCAGGAACCGATCGGCACTGATCTACCGGCGGAGCACGGGGCCCTCCTGCCCCGCTTCGCCCGGCAGAACATCGCCCACCAGCACGAGGTGGGCGAGCCACTGCCCATCGCCTCTGGGCTGCCGGAGAGCCTCACCCGTCCCGGCGCAGCCTTCGTCTCGCTCCACCATGACGACGGCCTGCGCGGCTGCATGGGCACCTTGCTCCCCAAGCGCCCGCTGGTGAACAGCGTCATGGACTCGGCCCTGGACGCCGCCTTCAACGACCCGCGCTTCGAGGCGGTCGGCCGCGATGAGTTGAACGCGCTGACCGTCAAGGTCGCCGTCCTCGGCCCGGCGCGGCCCCTGGAGGTGTCGGACGAACAACAACTGCTGGCCGAGCTGGTCCCCGGCGAGGACGGCCTGATCCTCCACGACGGCCTGCGCCGCGCCACCTTCCTGCCGGCGGTCTGGGAGGCCCTGCCGGAGCCACAGGACTTCCTCATCCAGCTCAAGCTCAAGGCCGGCCTGCCGCCGGATCACTGGTCCGAGAACATTCAGTTCGCCCGCTACCGCTCGGTCACCT encodes the following:
- a CDS encoding NBR1-Ig-like domain-containing protein, with the protein product MQTELEQYIRKTARERGLPLAELARRAGMSRQALYDAWQPGRYPSMSTIVRIANALEVHPLALLEPMFRNDSNATGVTETVENGVDRSGFIGDLNYPDGAPVLAGSRFRKGWQLQNLGDRPWVDRYLACQDEDIRILDTAGTPREIGARLVPLQPSVPIPRTEPGERVTLEVDFTAPQTPATVISYWKMTFADGSLCFPDARGVWAKIRVIAPVGSASRTDGGRETD
- a CDS encoding GGDEF domain-containing protein; the protein is MALLRGIPLCSLIMLGGLLLALIFGVVFTAAGTYLGPDVPAAAGGSMSPTLLTAHPSLGHVPQLPETGYQRNLPGSSPYVVAFISAGTALGVAALFGLWLRRQLVAPLHEAAVSIESGGPVRLRGIAGAVRELRMVEERYNRAREAMEQRIVELDQQLHVDWLTGLTNRRGLERALEVELERARRSAAPVSLIFLDLDGFKALNDERGHQAGDEALQQAAELLKSRVRETDAVARWGGDEFVILCRDTDQAGAEVVARALALRLAQCPGVPGGCRASVGVSAWRAGDCARELMARADGAMYDAKRRGGGSICVR
- the amrA gene encoding AmmeMemoRadiSam system protein A, whose translation is MSSTEQEPIGTDLPAEHGALLPRFARQNIAHQHEVGEPLPIASGLPESLTRPGAAFVSLHHDDGLRGCMGTLLPKRPLVNSVMDSALDAAFNDPRFEAVGRDELNALTVKVAVLGPARPLEVSDEQQLLAELVPGEDGLILHDGLRRATFLPAVWEALPEPQDFLIQLKLKAGLPPDHWSENIQFARYRSVTFTDPPRGG
- the amrS gene encoding AmmeMemoRadiSam system radical SAM enzyme — protein: MAMHQASPPVVRARDPDDPSVVATRFWGRCDDGRVQCDLCPRHCRMKEGQRGLCFVRMARGGEVVLTTYGRSSGFCIDPIEKKPLNHFLPGSAVLSFGTAGCNLACKFCQNWDMSKSREMDILADRAEPEQIAAAAAANGAQSVAFTYNDPVIFHEYAVDVAAACRERGIRTVAVTAGYICPQPRAEFFAGMDAANVDLKAFTERFYHRLTGAHLGPVLDTLRYIRHETDCWLELTTLLIPGENDADAEIEAMAQWVLEHLGAEVPLHFTAFLPAFRMMDRPQTPPQTLKRARAVALAQGLRYVYTGNVLDPEGGTTYCHACGERLIERHRYELGAWQLDAHGACQRCGANCAGLFAARPGEWSGRRRPVRIGS
- the amrB gene encoding AmmeMemoRadiSam system protein B — protein: MAMHETTPKVRPPAVAGRFYPGEAETLRRAVRELLAEAGEPERDPTRAPHAMVLPHAGYPFSGAAAARGYQRIVPIREQLRHVVLLGPAHFVDLSGIALPAADALATPLGTVPVSATLRERALEHPGVHIDDSAHEREHSLEVHLPFLQTLLDDFDVLPLVVGRGPAESCGRLIEQLWQDDTLVVVSSDLSHFHDDPTARRLDAETTAAIEAGTFEQITPERACGAAPLRGLLWFARKHGLQTQAIAQCNSGDVTGDRSSVVGYGSYVVH